In Catalinimonas alkaloidigena, the sequence GCGGGTTTTGCACCGTGCCGGTTTTGCCACATACCTGCAGTCCTGGAATTTTAGCCCGATACTGCCCCGTACCGTGGTCCACCACGTCGGCCATGCCTTCCACGACCGTCTCGAAGTGCCGGGCCTCTACGCCCACAAAGTTCTTCTGCTGGTATTCCAGCAACGGCTGTCCCGATTCCCCAATTGACTTAATCAGGTGCGGCGTCACGTAATAACCGCGGTTGGCGATGGTGGCCGCCAGGTTGGCCATTTGCAGCGGTGTCACCAGAATTTCGCCCTGCCCAATGCCCAGCGAGTAAATCGTAGAGTGTTTCCAGTGGCCTTCGCCGTAATAGCGGTCGTAGTATTCCGGGCTGGGAATGAACCCGCCTTTTTCGTTCGGAATGTCGAGGCCCAGTTGCCGCCCCAACCCGAACCGCAGTTGGTATTCGCGCCATTTGGTCAGGCCGATCCGCGAATCAATGAACGTATTCGGGTTGACTTCCTGGTTGATGATGCGCTTGAACGTATTGACAAAATAGGGATTGCACGAGTTGGTGATGGCGCTGCGCAAATCGGGAAACGAGTGGGGCCCGTGGCAGTTGATGATCGCCCGGTTGCAGGCAATGTGCGTCTCCGGATGAATCACCCCTTCTTGCAAGGCGATGAGCGCTTCGATAAGCTTAAACGTAGAACCGGGAGGGTACATGGCCTGAATCCCCCGGTTGAACAGCGGCACCAAACTGTCTTTTTGCAGGACCGAAAAGTTTTTCCCGAACTCGCGGCCGCGCAAGATATTCGGATCGTACGAAGGTCCGGAAACCAGGCTCAGGATTTCGCCGGTAGCGGGCTCAATCGCCACAATGCTGCCGATCTTTCCGTTCATCAGGCGTTCACCGTACTGCTGCAAGTTCAGGTCGATGGTACAGACCAGATTCTCGCCTTTTACGGCAGTGGTGTCGTATTTTCCGTCTTTGAAAGCTCCTTTGTTGATGCCGTGGCGGTCGACCATGATGTACTTCACGCCCCGCTTCCCGCGCAGGAAACGCTCGTACTGGTACTCCAGTCCGCTGATGCCGATGTAGTCGCCCGCGCTGTACTGGTCTTTGCCCATTTTCTCAAGTTGCGACGGGCTGATCTCGCCGATGTAGCCCAACGCGTTGGCGAAGCTTTTGTGCGGATAGCCCCGCACCGTACGCGGCACTACCTCGAAACCAGGAAACTCGATGAGTTGGTCCTGAATGCGCGCAAAATCGGCGCCCGACACCTGCTTCAGGAAGGCAGAAGGCTTACGGTAAGAATAATCTTTGGCCTCAGCCAGCTTCGTAATCACCTCCTCTTTGGTCAGGTGCATCAGCCGGCAAAACGCCAGCGTATCGTCCAGGTGCACCTCGCGCGGGGTGACCATAATGTCGTAAACCGGCTCGTTGTAAACCAGTTTGGCACCGTTACGGTCGTAGATCACGCCCCGGTAGGGATATTCCATCACACGTTTGACCGCATTGTTATCGGCCCGCCGCTTGTAGGTATCGTCTACGACCTGCAGCATGAAAAGCTTGGCAGCGTAGACCATCCCGATCAACAGGAAGGCGAGGATAACAATGTATTTTCTGTTCTCGATCATCGACGTGCGCGTGGCGAATGCACCGTATATTGAATAAGTAAAAGAATTGCGTAAGTAAACAGTGTGCTACTCAATGCTTTAAGCAAAATCCATCCGGAAAGTTCCCAAGTGGCCGCTTCAATTCCGAAAAGTGCCAGATGAAACGCCAGCAGCAGCGGCAGCATGAACAACGTCAGCCATTGGGGCCCCATCAGTCGGACCGAAATGTCGTCGCCCGCTTCATATCCCCCACCCGGCGTCAGTCCTTTCAACAGGTACGGTCGTAGAAATGCAACCAGTACCGAAGCGGCAGCGTGGATGCCGCTGGTGTCGTAGAACCAGTCGATAAACAACCCGGTTCCGAAGGCCAGTAGCATCACGAGCACGGGGTTCATTTCGCGCGGCAGCCAGAGGATAAAGCCCACATACACAAAGCAGAAGGCGTAATTGAACATGACTAAGTTACGGAACAGCAACAGCTGCAAGCCGACTAAAAAGACGAAGTACAAAACCTGGGTAATAAATCGACTGCTGTTCATGTATTGCCTATTGCATACTGACTTGCTCGAGCGAATCCTGCTCTTCCTGCAATAAATTCTCGATTACGTATACGTAAGTAACTGTCTGTAAATCATTGAATAACGTCACATCGATGTCGTAAAACGTTTGGTTATCGTCAATGTTTACATCCTGGATGGTGCCGATCGCCATGTACGGCGGAAAGAGGGTGCTGTACCCCGTGGTCACGATCGTGTCGCCCACTTCGATCTGAATGTGTCGCGGAATGTAGTTGAGCTGGACGCGCTGCGGGTCGGTACCGTCCCAACTGATGGACCCGAACGCGTTTTCGCCCTGAATCTGGGCCGATACCGTCATGTCGGTATGCAGTACAGACGTCACGGTCGAGAAATGTTTGGAACTAGCTTTCACGCGCCCCACCACGCCCTGTGACGAGGCCACACCCATTCCGGGGCGAATGCCGTCGTCGGTCCCCCGGTTGATGGTCAGGTAGTTTTTGAAGCGACGGACGGAGTTATTGATGACTTTGGCCGTTCTGAATACGTATTGCGGCACAACCGTGTCGGACGCAAACTGGAACGGTGGCAGCTCTATATGGAGCGAATCGCGCATCGAATCGCGCTGTGTGAGCGTGTCGGTCCGGATCGGCAACGTTTGTAACCGTACCTGCTCCAACTCGAACCGCAACCGGGCGTTTTCTGCCGCCAGCTGCTGGTTGGTCGTCGTTAATTCCAGAAACTCTTTGGTACTGTTACTGAACGTCAGGACATCGCCGGTAAGGGTACTCGACGTGTGGTGAAACGCAGCACTCTGGTAAGGATTGTTCCGCACGATCAACCACCCACAAATGGCCTCCAGCAGGAGAAACATCAGGAAGAGCCGATATTGGAAAAGTAACTGAAAAAGCTGCTGCATGATTGCCAGATCGTGGGTTAGAAACAGGCATCATCGTATCGACAAAGTGCCCAACCGGCGTAACGGCCAAGCGTTACTGGATAAGTACACTTTTGAAATTGTCGAGATTTTTCAGCGCAATGCCGGTTCCGCGCACAACGGCACGCAGCGGGTCGTCGGCAATGTGGATCGGGAGTTTGGTTTTCAGGGCCAGACGCTTGTCGAGGCCACGCAGCATGGCACCGCCACCGGTCAGGTGAATTCCGTTTTCGTAAATGTCGGCCGACAACTCGGGGGGCGAAATCTCCAGGGCTTTCAGCACCGCTTCTTCGATTTTCGAAACGGACTTGTCGAGTGCGAACGCAATTTCCGAGTAGCTCACTTTGATCACCTTCGGAATACCGGTCATCAGGTCGCGTCCCCGAATTTCGTAATCGGCCGGAGGGTTGTCCAGCTCGGTCAGTGCTGAACCGACTTCGATTTTGACCCGTTCGGCCGAGCGCTCCCCGATCAGCAGGTTGTGCTGCCGACGCATGTAGTCGAGAATGTCTTTGGTGAACACATCGCCCGCGATGCGGATCGACTGGTCACAAACAATGCCGGAGAGGGCAATAACCGCAATTTCGGTGGTCCCTCCGCCTATATCGACGATCATCGATCCCACGGGTTGCTCGATGTCGATCCCGATCCCGATGGCCGCCGCCAGGGGTTCGTAGATCATGTAGACCTCTTTGGCACCGGCGTGTTCGGCCGAGTCTTTTACGGCCCGTTTTTCTACCTCGGTGATGCCCGACGGGATGCAGATTACCATCCGGTGCGACGGCGAAAACAGCCCCATCTTGCCTACGTTGATCAGCTTGATCATGCCGCGAATCATCTGCTCGGCGGCCGTAAAGTCAGCGATCACGCCGTCTTTCAACGGGCGGATGGTCTTGATGTTTTCGTGCGTTTTTTCGTGCATCTGCATGGCCCTCTTGCCGATGGCCAGCACTTTGCTCGTTGTTTTGTCGATGGCGATGATGGACGGTTCGTCCACCACAATCTTGTCTTTGTGAATTACGAGGGTATTCGCGGTACCCAGGTCGATCGCTATATCGCTGGAAAAGAAATCAAAGAATCCCACAGGAGTAGTTGGTGTTGTCGATATGTGACTAAATCCTCCCCACCGCTAGGCAACCCCGAAGAAGTTGTGTCAACTGACTTCACCAGTGCTTTGGCAGAAAGTAACGTCGACAAAATTAGCGGATTTTGCACGTTTCTAAGGGTAGATCTGCCCATTTTCCGGTCTTGTTGGGAGGTTTCCAAAATTAGAAAGTTTTTTCACATTGTTCGACAAGCGTCGCCAAGAAAATCTGCAAGTATCTTCGTTTCTACTTCATTTTAAGGCGTTTATAGATCACGTATATCGTAAATTTAGAAATAAACCCTCGGCGAACGTAATGTAATGTTGGAAAAAGAAGCGATGCCCTTTTTTGAAAACATTACGCCGCCGAGAAGCTCAGACTTGACTTTTAGAAAGATTAGTGCTTGAAGTGACGCACGCCGGTCAGCACCATGCCCATGCCGTGCGCGTTGCAGAAATCGATGGAATCCTGATCGCGGATGGAGCCACCGGGCTGCACCACCGCGCGTATTCCGGCCTCGTGGGCGATTTCTACACAGTCGGGGAACGGGAAGAAGGCATCGGAGGCCATCACAGCACCTTCGAGCGAGAAGCCGAAATGACGGGCTTTTTCAATGGCTTGTTTCAGGGCATCGACCCGGGACGTCTGTCCCACGCCGCTGGCAATCAGTTGGTTTTCGCGTGCCAGCACAATGGTATTCGACTTGGCGTGTTTCACCGCCTTAACGGCAAACAGCAGCGCGCGTACTTCTTCGTCGGTCGGCTGACGTTCCGTAACGCAACGCAAATCGGAGGCTTGCTCTGCAAAAAGGTCTTTGTCTTGCAAAATCACTCCGTTCAACAAAGTTTTGAACTGCGGCGCCGACAAATCGACAGGTTTCTGTTTCAGGAGGATGCGGTTCTTTTTGCGCTTCAGGGTTTCCAGGGCTTCGGGCGCAAAGTCGGGCGCAATCAAGACTTCGAAAAAGAGTTTGTCCAACTCTTCTGCCACGGCGGCATCGATCGTTTGGTTGGTGATGATCACCCCCCCGAAGGCTGACACCGGATCGCCCGCCAGGGCATTCAGGTACGCTTCTTTCGGAGTGGCGGCGTTTG encodes:
- the mrdA gene encoding penicillin-binding protein 2, coding for MIENRKYIVILAFLLIGMVYAAKLFMLQVVDDTYKRRADNNAVKRVMEYPYRGVIYDRNGAKLVYNEPVYDIMVTPREVHLDDTLAFCRLMHLTKEEVITKLAEAKDYSYRKPSAFLKQVSGADFARIQDQLIEFPGFEVVPRTVRGYPHKSFANALGYIGEISPSQLEKMGKDQYSAGDYIGISGLEYQYERFLRGKRGVKYIMVDRHGINKGAFKDGKYDTTAVKGENLVCTIDLNLQQYGERLMNGKIGSIVAIEPATGEILSLVSGPSYDPNILRGREFGKNFSVLQKDSLVPLFNRGIQAMYPPGSTFKLIEALIALQEGVIHPETHIACNRAIINCHGPHSFPDLRSAITNSCNPYFVNTFKRIINQEVNPNTFIDSRIGLTKWREYQLRFGLGRQLGLDIPNEKGGFIPSPEYYDRYYGEGHWKHSTIYSLGIGQGEILVTPLQMANLAATIANRGYYVTPHLIKSIGESGQPLLEYQQKNFVGVEARHFETVVEGMADVVDHGTGQYRAKIPGLQVCGKTGTVQNPHGEDHSGFIAFAPKDNPKIAVAVYVENAGQGARAAASIASLVIEKYMLGEIKRKNIEDYALKGKFVY
- the mreC gene encoding rod shape-determining protein MreC; translated protein: MQQLFQLLFQYRLFLMFLLLEAICGWLIVRNNPYQSAAFHHTSSTLTGDVLTFSNSTKEFLELTTTNQQLAAENARLRFELEQVRLQTLPIRTDTLTQRDSMRDSLHIELPPFQFASDTVVPQYVFRTAKVINNSVRRFKNYLTINRGTDDGIRPGMGVASSQGVVGRVKASSKHFSTVTSVLHTDMTVSAQIQGENAFGSISWDGTDPQRVQLNYIPRHIQIEVGDTIVTTGYSTLFPPYMAIGTIQDVNIDDNQTFYDIDVTLFNDLQTVTYVYVIENLLQEEQDSLEQVSMQ
- a CDS encoding rod shape-determining protein yields the protein MGFFDFFSSDIAIDLGTANTLVIHKDKIVVDEPSIIAIDKTTSKVLAIGKRAMQMHEKTHENIKTIRPLKDGVIADFTAAEQMIRGMIKLINVGKMGLFSPSHRMVICIPSGITEVEKRAVKDSAEHAGAKEVYMIYEPLAAAIGIGIDIEQPVGSMIVDIGGGTTEIAVIALSGIVCDQSIRIAGDVFTKDILDYMRRQHNLLIGERSAERVKIEVGSALTELDNPPADYEIRGRDLMTGIPKVIKVSYSEIAFALDKSVSKIEEAVLKALEISPPELSADIYENGIHLTGGGAMLRGLDKRLALKTKLPIHIADDPLRAVVRGTGIALKNLDNFKSVLIQ